GGAGCTGAGGGGAGTCGAACCCCTGACCTCTTGAATGCCATTCAAGCGCTCTCCCAACTGAGCTACAGCCCCAGCGACGTGTGCGCGTTCCTATAGCAGCCGATGCCCGCCCCTGTCAACTCCCTTTTGCATGAACGGTTCAGGGCACGAAGTGAAGGCATTTGGTCATTCCCTCATCAGGAGCGAAGTGTGCTTGAGAAGGCGCTAATTGAGCATTTCCGCCAGAACTCGACCGTAGTCCTGACATGCCCTCATGCCTTCGGGGGTGTTCACCTTATGTTCCAACAGGTTAAAGGAACCCAGACTCGTCATACGCATCTTGAAGACGTGTTCCATTGTGTCATAGATGTACTTGGGTGCATCACCGCTATGAGTGTAGGATCCGAAAGCGCCGCCGACCTTGCCCTCCAAGCCGGCTTCTTGAGCCATGAAAAGAAAGGTTTTCATGCTCTGGGTCATGTCCCGGTGATACGTGGGGCATCCAAAGACGTAAGCGTCATAGCCTTGAAGCTCTTCAGCTTTCTTGATGTCGGAAACTTTCTTGAGCACCGGTTCATGGCCGGCAAACCGCACACCCTCTGCGATATAGTTGGCCATCTTTTCCGTGTGACCCGTTCGACTCACATACGCGATGAGCACTTTCATCAGGCTTTCCCTCCTTCGGATTTCTTTTCAAAGGTTTTCTTTTCACCACATTGAGGGCACTTCTGTGGCTTACAACGACCTTCCTTTTCAAAACCACATTTGGTGCATTGAAACACAGCCATGGGTTTACCCTCTCCTTTCATCTTTTGGTCTGTTCACTAATTCGGATCGATTATGTCCAATCACCCAGAAGGATTTGATTCCGCCGAGCAGCAAAAACTCTTTTTGCCGGCACCGCATACAGGACATTTCCAATCGTCGGGAAGGTCCGAAAAGGGAGTGCCCTGGGGTATCTTACCTCGCTTGTCTCCGCGATCGGGATCATACACGTATCCACACGTGGGACCTCCACACCGATAACAGTCTTCCGGTCGAGCCATGATCTTCATCCTCCCTGCCATCTACTGGTTTTTTGATTCGGCCTCGCCCGCTGGACATGCCTTTTTCGTAAAATCAGTTCGCCGAAAGGTTCTGTCAACGGAGTCCGCATAAAAAGTTCCGACAAGGCTCGAGTCTATGCACATCGACATCAACCAAGACGTCTCACAAAACACAGGGCTGGTCGCGAAGGATCTGAATTATC
The sequence above is a segment of the Desulfosoma caldarium genome. Coding sequences within it:
- a CDS encoding flavodoxin domain-containing protein, which translates into the protein MKVLIAYVSRTGHTEKMANYIAEGVRFAGHEPVLKKVSDIKKAEELQGYDAYVFGCPTYHRDMTQSMKTFLFMAQEAGLEGKVGGAFGSYTHSGDAPKYIYDTMEHVFKMRMTSLGSFNLLEHKVNTPEGMRACQDYGRVLAEMLN
- a CDS encoding RCKP-type rubredoxin-like domain-containing protein is translated as MAVFQCTKCGFEKEGRCKPQKCPQCGEKKTFEKKSEGGKA
- a CDS encoding rubredoxin is translated as MARPEDCYRCGGPTCGYVYDPDRGDKRGKIPQGTPFSDLPDDWKCPVCGAGKKSFCCSAESNPSG